A single Camelus bactrianus isolate YW-2024 breed Bactrian camel chromosome 1, ASM4877302v1, whole genome shotgun sequence DNA region contains:
- the ANAPC13 gene encoding anaphase-promoting complex subunit 13, with protein MDSEVQRDGRILDLIDDAWREDKLPYEDVAIPLNELPEPEQDNGGTTESVKEQEMKWTDLALQYLHENVPPMGN; from the exons ATGGACAGTGAGGTACAGAGAGATGGAAGGATCTTGGATTTGATTGACGATGCTTGGCGAGAAGACAAGCTGCCTTATGAGGATGTTGCAATACCACTG AATGAGCTTCCGGAACCTGAACAGGACAACGGCGGCACCACAGAATCTGTCAAAGAGCAAGAGATGAAGTGGACTGACCTGGCTTTACAGTACCTCCACGAGAACGTGCCGCCCATGGGAAACTGA